Part of the Homalodisca vitripennis isolate AUS2020 unplaced genomic scaffold, UT_GWSS_2.1 ScUCBcl_11421;HRSCAF=20674, whole genome shotgun sequence genome, ttgtaattattacgcTTTTTGTATGgcctaaatgttttatgtatagtaaattaccacattttataaattgataaatcatttcatttaggagtttttataaaaattacaaacaatgtcATTTAAGTATCTATAATTATTCAAGAAAGTTCCGTTCTCGCATCCAATCATTCAGACAAAAAACTTGGTCATGTAGTTACGCACGTTGTCTGGCAGGATAACAACCACTCTCTTGTTGGCATCTAGTGACTTTGCAATCTTTAATGCAGCACATAAGGCTGATCCACTGCTTCCTCCTGTCAACATAAGaacattacttttttatgttcatGAATAGGAGACTTACAAAAGAAAATTACTTTGATACAAATTCCACattattggttattggttattgtgCTGCCCAAAAAATCACGAAAGGAAAAAAAGGAATGTGAAGTATAGGGAAAGTTATCTTATGGttgcatttttttcattaaaaactgtgAGAGATTTTTTGCCATTATAGTGAACTAGCTGATGATTTCGATGCCTTCAGAGCCTCTTCAGCAACTCCTCCAGCTTGACCATCCTTACGAATCAATCTCACTCCTTAAACCctcttgctggctacgtccttggtgaGATTGATTAGAAAACTGTTCTTCCATGAGGAATTTTATTGTGTGTGACAGCCCCTAATTTGATGCTAAGAGCTGAATTTTCCAACTCATTGTATCTGCTGATAGATTCTAATTCTGCAGAATCCAAATGGTATGATAAGTAAGTGTTGTCAACTTAGActatatttttggttaaaataaatatttttttgtaaaaatacattttttaatcataaattttatagaattaatatcCCTAAAATCTGTTTGAATAATCTTAGTACTATTTTATGAATAACTTTGGAAGACAACAAATACTTTTTACACAGAAATGTACCAAgatgtatttataactttttacaatatGCAGCCTATTTGCATAATTTGGGTAATTTCTCTATAAGTACATGCTTTTTGTACGACATTAcctaatcaaaacatatttaaaaagttaacctAATTTAGGCCCACAACAATCAATTACaatctatatataaaagaaagtcgtgttagttacactatttataactcaagaacagctgaaccgatttggctgaaaattggaaGGGAAGTAGCTAAGAACtggggagaaggacataggatactttttatcccggtTCCCAATTCAGGATTCTGCCCCACTGgactctaaaagttacggaaatacccgtaagaaatgcattgcagcaaacatatgttattaggTGAAaggagcctgttcaaatttaatcagctgttctttgtaaaacttatataatgcaacaaaagaaatatatgtttatataatttaattgtcattttaaatttctttacatttatagtttgaaagcatagagtaagcttaagagaaacagcaaattttgtttcaacggTTTCtacaatcactgttaagcataggcTTTACTATCCAGATTATACAAATccaaattttacgtaaaaattcacctttaactgcaatatttatctaatataaaccatgctcgtggttgatcagaagagcaatgcagatatcaaaattactatcttacgttggcttcAAATATAAAGagtgttataaaaccaaccttagttgttttttttatagaagtTATGGTTCTAAGAACTCCAtgcgtacatattctctcgatcgagacaacaaagcaagctcaatcatggcgtCAGAGATATAACTAATTCGACTCAGAAGTGATACACTTgccaaagcctaaaataaaaaccatacgcaatttcgcttaacatctgaagctcataattcATTAGACTGTAacaatatgtacctaaaatatgcctattttcgtttacaaaattacattgagcgccatcatttattacatcgtatgtgcgctaatgaattccgactttttgactcctgtccacgctgggctaatatagttcaattgtatacaaaaatcataaaatgttggagaaaaaattccagttatttcacaggtgcatattgagactgttttaaaatttagatcttaaatagatcatgaacTTGGAGTATCTTTACACTGGACTATCATTTATCTTAGAAGGGTAATAAGACGTTAAAAAGAAATATACCTCATATGACCCAaattttctgtaggaaatcgcgtgcgaagccgtgggtaactgggtatctggttgtaattggtattttattgaaaatcaagagttttcgttataaaatactacaaatttattgacgaactagctgttacccacggctaatcgcgcataattgcttttactaagtaatataaggacttcggttctaaagattgcgtgcgaagccgtgggtaacagctagtaaaattaatatgaaaacaattGGTAAACATTTTGCACACAACCATACTCACCACGAAACAAACCTTCTTCTCGTATCAGCCGTCTAGCCATTTGAAAAGAATCCTTATCCCCAATTTTCAGCCATTCATCCACCACACCACGATCTGTAACACATGAATCAATTTAGTgcacaataataatttactgatagtggattttttactgttatttttaactgAAGTCATCCAAAAAAAGTAACTGGTGGATGAAGGAAaacctatataaaaatatgagtagTATGAATAAATGACGTACTAGAGCAGCCCGCACTGAAATAGTACGACGGTGACTGGTGCGTCTGAATCCCGCTCTACACCCATGCACAACACTGTTGCCATTTTTATGTGTGTGAAAAAATACTGATCAGTCACATAATCTGTTGcaacaaactgtaaataaatatatatttatgtttgactTCATTTCATATGATTTGTAGACAACAAGTAAATTCAAAACAGACAGTAATGACCTTAGCTGTCTGTTACAGCATAGCAGGAACTGGTGGTGGAGCAAGTGATGTGGCAACACTGCTTCAAATTTTATCAGACTAGTAATCATCaggtacaaaatacaaataaaatattacaagttcAAGTACTATGTATGAAATGAGACATGTTCATCACGTTAGAAATTATCAACTTTAGATGATATGCTAtaaggaaaacattatttattagacatttataacaataattctgTATAGGTTGTTTTACATCAGAGGAGGTTCCTACAACCTCATCACTTAAGTCTgttcagtaaaaaaaaaccaacatatgCTGGAGCGAAGTTGTTTAACCTGCTGCCAGAAGAACTAGAAAGAACACACACTGCACAACAAACTAAAGAAGCGACTGACTGACTGGCTGATTAAGAGGCCCTTTTACTCAATGGATGAGTACataaaaaagacaatattttaaataattaaccatTATTGTAACCACATGATGCATTActgattatgtaaataaagaacttGTCTGTTGTCtatcaagaaaccattatttcttaGACATATTATCACTCTACAGTATTTCTGAATAGGTTGTTTGGTAGATCAGACAAAGCTCTAAAACATAATCTTATATGGTCTATAACATTGAGATTGATGACTGGAcatagaaatagaaaaaaaaattttaataattatgatatccAGTAGCGTATATCTGTCATATGAATGATGATGTTGGACAATGTTACTACTGAGAAAAAGAAAAATAGAGAGAAAAAGAAACATGAGAAAGGAAAAAAGtagaaagaaaataacaaatgGAGAGTAGGGTGTGGTGGGTCAAACAACAAATTCCAACAGCCCCCTGGGGGGGGGCCCATGGTTATAGTACCAGACAAGGACTACTTACTGGAcctcattacaataaaatatatttggaattatAATTTTGGTCTAGGGCATTCACCTGATAAAATGCTCATTTTGATTTTTGACATGTATTTTAGCATTTTTTGAGCTCAATGTAGTCTAATTAAATCATAGTGAAAGGGAGATATTGAAAGCACAGTACATTTAGATTTGTTTCACATGCTACAGAATGtacaattatttgatttatttattgtctcTACACACTTACCCTGGTATTGTGTTCAACATTGTTTAGTGTTTTGTGCCCTGAAttaataaaacttgaattttttgGCAAACAACTTATTTCTTATCAACTACAAGTTTTTGACATTGATGAGTGCATCggtttatacatatatttgtcGCTTTAAACCTCATGTATTAGGTTTTCACACCTTAAAAGAATGAGGATAGAAACCAATCCTCCAAAAAcacagtgttctatttttgtaaacatatagcAATTGCAAATGTCC contains:
- the LOC124374941 gene encoding cystathionine beta-synthase-like — encoded protein: MARRLIREEGLFRGGSSGSALCAALKIAKSLDANKRVVVILPDNVRNYMTKFFV